Part of the Chanodichthys erythropterus isolate Z2021 chromosome 13, ASM2448905v1, whole genome shotgun sequence genome is shown below.
cagtctgtggcactgctcaggtgttatgagagcccaggttgctctgatagtggccttcagctcctctgcattgttgggtctggcatatcgcatcttcctcttcacaataccccatagattttctatcaggcgagtttgctggccaattaagaacagggataccatggtccttaaaccaggtactggtagctttggcactgtgtgcaggtgccaagtcctgttggaaaatgaaatctgcatctccataaagttggtcagcagcaggaagcatgaagtgctctaaaacttcctggtatacggctgcgttgaccttggacctcagaaaacacagtgaaccaacaccagcagataacatggcaccccaaaccatcactgactgtggaaactttacactggacctcaagcaacatggattgtgtgcctctcctctcttcctccagactctgggaccctgatttccagaggaaatgcaaaatttactttcatcagaaaACAAAACTTTGGAcgactcagcagcagtccagtcctttttgtctttagatgcttctgacgctgtctgttgttcaagagtggcttgacacaaggaatgcgacagctgaaacccatgtgtTGCATACGTCTATGCgtggtggttcttgaagcactgactccagctgcagtccactctttgtgaatctcccccacatttttgaatgggttttgtttcacaatcctctccagggtgtggttatccctattgcttgtacactttttttctaccacatcttttccttaccttcgcctctctattaatgtgcttggacacagagctctgtgaacagccagcctcttttgcaatgaccttttgtgtcttgccctccttgtgcaaggtgtcactggccgtcttttggacaactgtcaagtcagcagtcttccccatgattgtgtagcctacagaactagactgagagaccatttaagggcctttgcaggtgttttgagttaattagctgattagagtgtggcaccaggtgtcttcaatattgaaccttttcacaatattctaattttctgagatactgaatttgggattttccttagttgtcagttataatcatcaaaattaaaagaacaatttgaaatatatcaacctgtgtgtaatgaatgaatataatatacaagtttaattttttgaatggaattagtcaaatcaatcaactttttgatgatattctaattatatgaccagcacctgtattccTGTTTCAATGGAAAATGGAAAGTTATGTATGCTTTATGTACCAGGGTATTTCTGCTTTTCCGCCACCTACTGTAATAGTGGTCACTTGCATGTTCATGAACGCATTAATCATCTGCCGTTTATGAACAGATAAATCGCGTGCGATTAAACGGACCAAATTTTTGTGCCGAATATGTTGGTGATAACAGACCTTTATGCAAAAAAGCATGTTTCTGAATGACGTTACTGTAGCTTTACCCATTAATAGACACAGTACTTCTTTGGAtataaattccagcacagcactacaacaaccataatgaaatgagccttcacaatagataattctttacaatgaactctgttagagagcttTATGGCAATTTATCTCTTCAATAAAACACattactcacctgttgagtaataaaaacaccatAATCTCTGCGTcgcatttaaaacattttaaatcccTCAGTTCTGGCCATCTCTGAAAAGCCAAACTAATGTTGATTTGTTCATTATGAGCTCTGTTGCATTCTCTTTTTGCCAACTATCTCCTCTGTTCTGTTTGTTTAAAACGGGTGATTCCCCGGAAGTTGGAGATTTAGCAGCTCCATGTCGACCTTTCTTGCTCCTTGTGACAACTAACTTCTGCCACTCCCACACCAGACACGTGTCAGAGTAGCTGGAgaaacttttctctatttacggaAATGAGGAGACACAAGTGACATATATGCAATGGGCTATATgcacggttacttcctggttgtggttaagccagctcgggcatttccggtgaactgttagctgttcattctgtactcattgtacatcgacacaaaatCATCAGTGGGTGACTTTTAaatgttgtattcatattttaatgcagttatcacatttaaCTAACTTGCCAATTTtctccagcacttcaaatgttatttttaatgtgatgaccacaaacattacttattcatccttctgagattgtccccattgtaaaaccgaacgcttaaaaatgtaggaaattcaacatttgatagaaaacacttatttaaaaataaaaaagacaataattaccactttaaccagcaggtggcggcaaagtagcatttatttgcgcatatatcagccatttcctctaatcgtttttcagtttcgtttttgactatatattaaacattataaaataactaggtttaaaaatacattttgtcaatgtgaggtattaaatctcatgaaaaacaataacttttcttgtgaatgaatgacacaAAGCGAGCACCGCTCTCTCTttataatcacagcagctgtcagtcagtgcagcacaagatcaatgatttcagcacacttgagaaaactcacattttattcaattaatctaactaaagtgcacaataaatatttattttttgaagctttttttcacttaaaagtgtgaaaactgatggttgaattgaatttagccgaaTTTAgcctttatgtatttattttttattctgtcttacgtttgaataactaaattaatgctatgcctgactatttaagtgactattaCGATTTAAGTAttattacactactgatgctcaacacaccagcaaatgactctcaccggaagttttcgagcttatattattgcggaagttctaaagaacgctgTATGCATAGCCATTTCCCGCGAAAATCATACCGACAGgtctataatataaaaaaacgtttaataggccatagtgaatcagggtaagacaaaaacacattttgtaaGGACTGATGCTATTGACACattaatattgaaaaaaaaaaaaagaaataaaaaagttacatagtgtaggCATACCTATAAATATTTCACCAGTCTCAACATTTTTAGAACTGCTGCAGAGATCATGTGACATGGAGTTTACGGCTGAggtaaaaactgaaaattttccaGATGACAAGTTACATAGGTCTGGTGCTGTAGGAACCGCCATCAAGTTTAACAGAGATGCTAACGAGCAGCTAGCTCCCATCAGGTAAATTAAAACCTTGATTTCGACATGAAACCATAACTATCTGCTGTAGCAGAAATGTGAATGCTTTAGTACCTTCTAATATCGTTGGAAACCCATTTCCAacacataattaaaaaaaaaaacttaattaaggtataaaaagtcataatcagacataaaaagtcaaaatgatgatataaaaaatagaaattatgacatactaagtcattattatagGACATACTCTTGACATTATGttattatgagataaaagttgaaattatgacagtcATAATTACAGcattaagtcagaattatgagaaaaagtctacATTAAGTAGCCTAATAATTTCACCTTTTTATGTCATACTTCCAATTTTGTAGGTTTATGTCAGAATTTCGACATATTTTTCTTACTGTggcagaaatgggcttccataaaTTACCCTTAGAAAGTTCACTGTTATGTCACGTCTAAACACCCAGCCACTCACAAAACAGCAGCTATATTTCATCTGTGTAATAGAATCAAACTTTGAAATAGTAAACAAACTGAACCCTGACATGCTAATGGATTGAATATTTCTCTCCGGTTGGGGCAAGTGGGCAAACATGGCACGCTTATCTCCAAATCGACATGTTGCAGTGCCGTCCGCATCGAATTTCTCTGCTAAAGAGGCGTTGAACTCTTGATACGCCTTTGGTCACAAGCCAGACCGGCAATTCGCCGACTCAGCCAGATCCGGGTCCATTATCTGTGCCCTGATATAAGATCAATGTGATTAATCtcggaaaaaaaagaaataaatatccAAGCTCGTTCTAACCCTCTCGCTGCCAGCGAGCTACTGGAGAAACCTCGGATCAGATGGCCGCGGCGTCTTTAGAGCCGCATAACAATGGAGCGGCTATAAACAGCACAGAAATCTGCATCCTTTTAGCAAATGAAGGAATAAAAAGCACCATAGTGTTAAAGATCTCTGCCAGGAAGCGATGGCTGCTTGAGGATTTCACTGACAAATTTATTAAACCACTTAACCATCATCAGAGAGAATAAATAagacataaaacatttttttccacaTATATAACACATAGAGGCCAAACGTTTCCAACAGAGTGAAATGAACGAGACACGtctgaaaacacacaaatgcaTAGAGGTACTCCTACTAATTAGAAAGAGACAACAACTACAACTTGTCTATCCCTGTTGTGTAACATACAAAGTCCTAATGTCTCTGTGATCGTATTGTCCAAGGGGGttgtataaaaataaagactCCACAttgataaaatgttatataatgtACATAGACATTTGGCAATGACCAAAACTGGTGATATCACATTTATACACATCGGTAACAGCAATGATGGATGATGACTGGTGGAAATTTCATCTGACGAGCATCTTGGTCTACCATAATTCTCATTTggagataagaaaaaaaaaacgttgtataattaaaaattatggtctaaaggcctgttcacaccaataCTAGCGTCCACATTCATTCTGTCGAATGTCGCTCTTAAAAGCAAGATTGATTCTGACTTGCTGTCAGTGTTCATCagctgaaagtgattccaacaatatcGTTTCACTGTGCCGTTATCGTTACAGTTGTGGTGTGTGTGGACTCGCCTATTCTTATATATTTAGAACAattttttagaactatatctttattgtcctttgtgtgaacgggcctttagtgTGGTAAAAGCTCCTCACAATGTCGTGTCCTTGTAGAAACCAAACAGAAGTCCTTGGCGAGACTCAAGTCTTGGATCCATTGCTAACCAATTTCCAAATGTTCAACTCTACGGAAAAATCGAGAATATTCAAGGTTCAGCCATCCACTGAGTAATTCCCATTCCCCGCCACTGTCTATACAAGACAGTCTCTTCCCAAATGTGCATCAGAACTGTGCATGATCCACCTCATCCAACCAGGACGCCGGGCTGGCGGGGAAGTCCGGATACCCACCGCTGCTCCCCGTGGACAAATCAGAGCTCGGCCCGTTTCCCCCGGCCATCATTCGAGTCATGTTCTGGCCTCCGCTCTGAGCTACCATGGGCAGGCCGGACTCTGGGTAGACCAGGCTGGAGATGAGGGGCTGGTGTCTGGGAAGAGCCTGTAGCGAGCCTGGAGACTGCGGAAGGCTGTAGGGGCTGCTGGCCTGGATGTCGTGGTACTGCTCCTGCGAGGGGATGATGGCGCCGTGTTCCAGGGGGAACGGCGGATGACCTCCGCCCTGACGACTCAGAGCCGGAGAACTTTCGCTCAGACTGCTGTAAATGCCGTTGGAGTGACCCAGATCAGACATGGGCGGCTCGTCTGTGCACAGAACAGGACAGAAATCACAGTGAGTGGTGGATCATGGCAGTTTACTGTCAGCAGAAAAGGATTTATATAGACAAcacgatctcacggcaatttgtacgtattttatgaggtggctaatttgtatgaattcatatgacCTCCCTtgtatttgcatgtttttttgctaaatcgtacatGTTTTACGAGTTGCCAAATTTGTGTGAATTCTTACGAAttacctacccctaaccccgcccctaaattTACCCGTCACTGGAGTTTAGACAAATCCTACGAAttcgtacgagtgaggtcgtaagaattcatacaaattagccacctcgtaaaatacgtacgaattgatCGTGAGATAGCGATGATATAGAAGCTTAAAGTGTTTCGTAAGGCACttcatatatagaaccttttaggaGGTTCCCATCTTGGGATCACATTTTGGATTTGGTAATGCTGtcaatttttaatatattttatattgtaataatttcatatagggctgcacgatttatcacGATAAAATCGCACGTGATatggcaaaggctgcgattaatGCGTGGTTTGTCAGAGCtttacggctctgtgatcagtagtaaatgcttctccatctgaaagccagagggcgctgttgcgcagaaaatcaaaatatgccctgcagcagaagaagataacacacgctgtagctgaataaacagaagactgaaatgctttgattaattaaacatgactaataaacacacaactgccttattctgtgtaagaagccacatcatctcacagaagggtGCTCAACTGTctttatgaagtgagtttggagtaaaaacatgttattaaatgttgtcttttgttaaacaagatgttaataaatgcttgctttttcaaatgtacattataagcgactcaaactcgcagtgctttcagatggattagcatttgaaGCCATATTtcattgacaagctgcgcataaaaacaATCCcagcctttgcgatttcataatcgcactaagaatCGCGTTTAAGCGATAATCGTGTTcaagttcaatgttatttttcatattgtgcgatatatattgtgcagccctaatttcatatttaatctCCAAATAATGTAGAAACATAAAACAgtatgattttaatttttttgttttaacagGTAGAACATGTCCAGAATCAAAGCACTTATTCAGTCTTCATGGCATAATTTAGATTAGATTATAGATGAGTTTTTaataaagctacaaaagttattcagagCAGTGggtgattttctttttcttttgtaatttgattaacattaatgacagactggTTTAgatggtttattaggctgctgtcactttaagacctgcccCATGTGATGCGGATCTGAGTCCGAACTCTTTGTGTTTTCTTAAGACTGTGTTTAAAAGGATTCTCGATAAAAaggcataaataaaaaaagtttttgtctGCTCAGATTTTGCTACCTTCTATTAAAACAGTAAGTTGCACAATTTGATAGCGAAAAATGCTACCTCTCAGATTGCGCTATCAGCTTCATATTAATGTGGTTTGAggctttaatgatgtctttacctACCCTACCCTTAAAACAATGCAATTATATTGTTGGTAGCACAATCTGATAGTTAACATTATTCGTCAGATCACGCTGGCGCGCTGTTTGAAGCGGCTTTCTGTGTGCACGAGtcctgtgcgtgtgtgtgtgtgtgtgtgtgtcacacaCAGATGAGCCATTTTGTGTCtcgaatggtttaaaagcatttgcatgaaTAAGAGTGTGATCACATGTAATGTTAGCTAAAGGATGACGGAAAAACTGATGCTGCTAATtgagatatatatttttaacgaatgcgattaaaaatgtttaaaaatgtttagcaAATTACGCAGCATCCGGTTTTCCGTATTTCAACACGATCTCCTAGTACTGCGTATCAATAGCGCAAGTTTATGTTTGTATTTAGCGCGCTATTTACACGCTGAAATTAGTTTTTGCTTGCATATGATAGCAATGGGTAGGATTAGTGGATGGTGTGGGATAGAGGCATATTATATGTACGCCAAAAACATGCGGATCATATACACGCCGAAAAGTGCATGTCATATTCAGAAAATTGTGCATCATATGCACATGAAAAGTGCATGCACGTCAAACacgtgcgtatcatatgcaagCCAATGGTAACTTCTGAGTATAAATAGCACGCCAAATTGAAACACAAAACGTGCAATTGATACGCACTTTCATGAGATCGGGCTcagaagtatttttttaatcttaaaaaTAGTTGTATTAACCAgcaaaaataattgtattaaacAGTTCGAGAATATATCCGCTGAAATCACCTGTTAAGCGTGAAAGCAGTCATTTAACACATTCCTAGTTACATACTGTAGAACCTTTAATTCAGGAAACTTTTTTTCCTATCACATATTCAACATTTTGTATAAAATTAAGGTAACACCTTacaataacactttacaatattttgtaattagcAATACCTAGCCTATAGCATtaattaatcttagttaatgttaatttttaagcattattaaaatcaaaagttttaTGTGTTAACATGTGTTAATGTACtttgaactaacatgaacatgaacatttataaatgctgttcatgatagttaatgcattaaataatgttaacagatGAGACCTAATTGTGAAGTGTTAGATTTGCTTTACAGTAAACAAACTtctagaacctttttttttttaagtgctttCACATCTTAAATAATCTGCTGAGTGTCTTCAAAAAGAGACCAACCTTAGGTCTGTATTTCAAAACATTCTTGAAATAAAACCATTTCAGTTCAGATCTGAGCTCAAAAAGGGTTAACACGACGGTTAACAGTCTAAAGAAATTCATGATGCAACAATTTAATTATCTTAAAAATCCCTTGAATTACGACCAAAAGtctcactgaaaaaaaaaaaaacctggcaCTCAAACGCTCACTTTCCCCATTCATTCTCTAAATAGGCTTTTCAGAAAACGATTCAATAAAGCCTTGAATCAAATGTTCAGCATTGCAACACTTGATTCAGGAACACTTTAGAGTGATGAATATGCGCTGATAGTGTTTTTTGGGGGGTCAAACACACCTGTGAAGGAGACTTCAGCGTCGCTGTCCATGCCCTCCTCCTGAGTGCTGTCTTTATCTGATTTGGAGCTGCCGCGCGACCTCTTCATGTTTCTGAAATACTGACCCCATCTCTGTCTGCCCGCGTCTTTTTTCAGTCTTTTCTCCTTCGCTCTTCTGTTTTGAAACCAGACCTGCGCAGAAACATGGGTCAGTTTTCACTCCATCCCAACCTGATCTTACAAACACATTGGGGGaaccactgtaaaaaaaaaaaaaaaaaagttgtagtAAAGTAAAAAGCTGACCTGAGCCTTAAATGATTTTTGT
Proteins encoded:
- the lhx3 gene encoding LIM/homeobox protein Lhx3 isoform X2; this encodes MLLALLTQREELRRDIPVCAGCNQHIVDRFILKVLDRHWHSKCLKCSDCQSQLAEKCFSRGDSVYCKDDFFKRFGTKCAACQQGIPPTQVVRRAQDFVYHLHCFACIVCKRQLATGDEYYLMEDSRLVCKADYETAKQREADSTAKRPRTTITAKQLETLKNAYNNSPKPARHVREQLSSETGLDMRVVQVWFQNRRAKEKRLKKDAGRQRWGQYFRNMKRSRGSSKSDKDSTQEEGMDSDAEVSFTDEPPMSDLGHSNGIYSSLSESSPALSRQGGGHPPFPLEHGAIIPSQEQYHDIQASSPYSLPQSPGSLQALPRHQPLISSLVYPESGLPMVAQSGGQNMTRMMAGGNGPSSDLSTGSSGGYPDFPASPASWLDEVDHAQF